From Mucilaginibacter rubeus, a single genomic window includes:
- a CDS encoding NuoM family protein, which yields MNLLTLLIFIPVLFALVIVLLPSSQRGSFKYITLLATLLQLGISIYIYLNFKTGAASAGINHEDQFQFVQKLPWIGLNLGSMGKLQIDYFVGIDGISVTLLVMSALVMVVATLASWEIKSNLKGFFLLFLLLDMAVMGVFCALDFFLFYLFYELMLLPLYFLIGMWGGVRREYAAIKFFLYTLFGSVFMLLVMVGLYLSVNDPATGSHTFNIIQMMNPANYTQGSVFSAAAHQTILGMPARTVGFVVLFIAFAIKVPIVPLHTWLPDAHVEAPTPVSIILAGVLLKIGGYGIIRICLGIFPEIASSGAFWLGLIGVVSILYGACNALAQRDLKRLIAYSSVSHMGFVLLGIASQTAEGVSGAVMQMVSHGFLSSMLFFLVGVVYNRVHDRDIYHFRGLGTQMPQYTAFVMVAFFASLGLPGFSAFVAEAFTLAGTFKSPTVNGLLPYWMAICGSVGILLGAAYFLWTLQRMFFGKVSLKGGEVWKIALTDVSIREKLALIPMAAAALALGLMPSLVFGKINDSVLALIQFLQAK from the coding sequence ATGAATCTTTTAACCCTGCTCATATTTATACCCGTATTGTTTGCGCTGGTTATTGTACTGTTGCCATCGTCGCAGCGGGGCAGTTTTAAATATATTACGCTGCTGGCTACATTGCTGCAGCTGGGCATCAGCATATATATTTATCTCAATTTTAAAACGGGGGCGGCTTCGGCGGGGATAAACCATGAAGATCAGTTTCAGTTTGTACAGAAACTGCCATGGATAGGCCTTAACCTGGGCAGCATGGGGAAATTGCAGATAGATTATTTTGTTGGGATAGATGGGATTTCGGTAACGCTGCTGGTAATGTCGGCACTGGTGATGGTTGTTGCTACGCTGGCCTCATGGGAAATCAAGAGTAACCTGAAAGGTTTCTTCCTGTTGTTCCTGTTGTTGGATATGGCCGTAATGGGCGTATTTTGCGCATTGGATTTCTTCCTGTTTTACCTGTTTTATGAGCTGATGTTGCTGCCGCTTTATTTCCTGATAGGGATGTGGGGTGGTGTACGCCGGGAGTATGCAGCTATTAAGTTTTTCCTTTATACCTTGTTTGGGTCGGTATTTATGTTGCTGGTGATGGTAGGTTTATACCTTTCGGTAAATGATCCGGCAACGGGTAGCCATACGTTTAATATTATCCAGATGATGAACCCCGCCAACTATACTCAGGGTTCAGTATTTTCCGCCGCCGCCCATCAAACTATATTGGGGATGCCGGCACGTACGGTTGGTTTTGTTGTGCTGTTCATTGCCTTTGCCATCAAAGTACCAATTGTTCCTTTACATACCTGGCTGCCTGATGCTCACGTTGAAGCGCCTACACCGGTATCTATTATTCTTGCAGGTGTATTGCTTAAAATAGGTGGTTATGGTATTATCAGGATTTGCCTCGGGATTTTCCCGGAGATAGCCTCGTCAGGAGCGTTTTGGCTTGGCTTGATAGGTGTTGTGTCGATATTATATGGCGCCTGCAATGCGCTGGCCCAGCGCGACCTGAAGCGTTTGATCGCTTATTCATCAGTATCGCACATGGGTTTCGTATTGCTGGGGATTGCCTCGCAAACTGCCGAAGGTGTAAGCGGCGCCGTAATGCAGATGGTAAGTCACGGCTTTTTGTCATCAATGCTGTTCTTTTTAGTGGGTGTGGTTTATAACCGCGTGCACGACAGGGATATTTATCATTTCCGCGGATTGGGTACCCAGATGCCACAGTATACAGCCTTTGTGATGGTCGCTTTTTTTGCCTCATTAGGTTTGCCCGGCTTTTCGGCATTTGTGGCGGAAGCATTTACATTGGCAGGTACATTTAAATCGCCAACGGTTAACGGTTTGTTGCCATATTGGATGGCTATATGCGGCTCGGTAGGTATTTTATTAGGTGCCGCCTATTTTCTGTGGACGCTGCAGCGCATGTTCTTCGGAAAAGTATCGCTTAAAGGGGGGGAAGTTTGGAAAATAGCGCTCACCGATGTAAGCATCCGCGAAAAACTGGCACTAATACCAATGGCTGCTGCGGCACTTGCTTTAGGTTTAATGCCATCGTTGGTATTTGGGAAAATCAATGATTCGGTATTGGCATTGATTCAGTTTTTACAGGCTAAATAA
- a CDS encoding DUF4139 domain-containing protein: MFQHKFFYGKVHTPASFIYAAPGNPGLSEITDGVYLTEGIMFNKLSIAAALFFIAAATRANEGQHVASKVQKVTVFLNGAQVNRTALVNISPGTSTLVFENLSPGIDVQSIQVNAGGDFTILSVNHELDFADNDIRQKNIQAIEAKQKLVRNKIALQNNMLSIYQEEANTLAKNPISNGTNVALDPVKLKQTLDFQTARLNEIKKNQQVVNDQIDLLNDELQGYDKQIAEINRTGSKTTSNVLVTVSSKAALQANFTLSYLVRNASWFPTYDIRAKNVNSPITIVYKANVSQKTGEDWKSAKLTLSTGNPTVNGAKPELTPTYLNFGMYYSGSTTPITKVMGRVVAGDDGQALPGVAIRVKGTSIGAVSDAGGNYSIQLPNVNAVLTYSFIGFETTERQANAPLINVSLKSSSQQLNEVVVAGYGTEYKRDLTGAVATIRPQNIVNTVPIEVKKEENQTNIEFNIANPYTVPSDGKQYAVEISQYSIDATYQYYVAPKLSTDVFLTAQLTNWNKYSFLSGEANLFFEGTYIGKSLINTDATTDTLNLSLGTDKNIVVTRSMEKGLAMRQSSGSNLKETRNWLIDVKNRKSQSVNLLVEDQVPVSQNKDIEVEAQETSGAKPDATTGKVSWNFVLNSLDEKKVKLKYQVKYPKNQSVIVQ, translated from the coding sequence GTGTTTCAACATAAATTCTTTTATGGAAAAGTGCATACCCCTGCATCTTTTATTTACGCTGCCCCCGGCAACCCGGGCCTAAGCGAAATAACAGATGGTGTGTATTTAACCGAAGGAATTATGTTTAACAAATTATCTATCGCCGCAGCATTATTTTTTATCGCTGCCGCAACAAGGGCAAACGAAGGTCAGCACGTAGCCTCAAAAGTTCAAAAAGTAACCGTGTTTTTAAACGGGGCACAGGTTAACCGCACCGCATTGGTGAATATCAGTCCCGGCACCTCAACATTGGTATTTGAAAACTTGTCGCCGGGTATTGATGTGCAAAGCATCCAGGTAAACGCAGGTGGCGATTTTACCATTCTTTCCGTAAATCACGAACTTGATTTTGCCGACAATGATATCAGGCAGAAAAATATACAGGCTATTGAGGCAAAACAAAAACTGGTAAGGAACAAGATAGCCCTGCAAAACAATATGCTCTCCATATACCAGGAAGAAGCCAATACCTTAGCTAAAAACCCGATAAGCAACGGTACCAATGTTGCATTGGATCCGGTTAAGCTGAAACAGACGCTCGATTTTCAGACTGCCCGTTTAAATGAGATCAAGAAAAACCAGCAGGTGGTTAATGATCAGATTGACCTGCTCAATGACGAACTTCAAGGTTACGACAAGCAAATTGCCGAAATTAACAGGACAGGTTCCAAAACTACCAGCAATGTTTTGGTAACGGTATCTTCAAAAGCAGCATTGCAGGCAAATTTTACATTGAGCTACCTGGTTCGTAACGCAAGCTGGTTCCCAACATATGATATTCGTGCCAAAAATGTAAACAGTCCGATAACTATTGTTTACAAAGCCAATGTATCGCAAAAAACAGGGGAGGACTGGAAAAGCGCTAAGCTTACTTTATCAACAGGCAACCCAACAGTAAACGGCGCCAAGCCCGAACTTACACCTACTTACCTTAATTTTGGTATGTACTACTCCGGCTCTACAACCCCTATAACTAAGGTAATGGGCAGGGTGGTGGCCGGTGATGATGGCCAGGCATTACCGGGCGTTGCCATTCGTGTAAAAGGAACTTCAATAGGAGCGGTAAGTGACGCCGGTGGAAATTACAGCATCCAGCTACCTAATGTTAATGCTGTACTAACCTATAGTTTTATTGGCTTCGAAACAACTGAAAGACAGGCTAACGCACCGCTGATTAACGTATCCCTAAAATCATCTTCGCAACAGCTTAATGAAGTTGTTGTTGCGGGTTATGGCACGGAATATAAAAGGGATTTGACTGGAGCTGTTGCAACGATACGCCCGCAAAATATTGTTAACACAGTTCCTATCGAAGTAAAAAAAGAAGAAAACCAAACCAACATTGAGTTCAATATCGCTAACCCTTATACAGTGCCAAGCGATGGTAAACAATATGCGGTTGAAATAAGCCAGTACAGTATAGATGCTACTTACCAATATTATGTAGCGCCTAAACTAAGTACCGATGTTTTCCTTACAGCCCAGCTTACCAACTGGAATAAATACAGTTTCCTCTCAGGCGAGGCTAACCTGTTTTTTGAAGGTACTTATATCGGGAAATCGCTTATTAACACCGATGCCACTACCGATACGCTGAACCTATCCCTGGGTACTGATAAAAATATTGTTGTAACCCGTAGCATGGAAAAAGGCCTGGCTATGAGGCAGTCGTCAGGTTCAAACCTTAAGGAAACGCGCAACTGGCTTATCGATGTAAAAAACAGGAAAAGCCAATCGGTTAATTTGTTGGTTGAAGACCAGGTACCGGTTTCGCAAAATAAAGATATCGAGGTAGAGGCTCAGGAAACATCAGGCGCTAAACCCGATGCCACAACAGGCAAGGTTTCATGGAATTTCGTTTTAAATTCGCTTGATGAAAAGAAGGTGAAGCTGAAATACCAGGTAAAATACCCAAAAAATCAATCAGTAATAGTACAATAA